AGCATGAGGTCCCCACTCAGTGCGGCTTTCAGCTGCAGGTGCCACTGCCTGCCAGCAACAGCACCGAGGTGGAACTCACCCTTCTTGTCGCAATCAAAGGCAGCGAAAACTTCTCACCGCCCACCACCGTCCGCATCCGTCGCATGTCAGCACTCCCCTGGCCCGCGCCCCCCTTGCGCTCTACGGTCATCTCGCATTTCTACAACGAGGAATACCTCCTCCCTCTCTGGCTGCGCCATCATCTGCCGCTGTTCGACCACGGCATTCTCATCAATCGCGGTTCCACAGATCGCTCGGTGGAAATCTGCCGTGAACTCGCGCCTCACTGGGAGGTGCGGAATGCGACCTGCCCCGAGTTCGATGCAGAGGAGGTGGACAAGGAGGTGATGGCAGTGGAACGGGAGATCACCGGCTGGAAATTTGCCCTGAATACCACGGAGTTTCTTCACGTGCACTCCAGGGACTCCTTCTACGCTGCACTGCACCTCTGGAGCGGCCAGGCGTACGCCATAGGCATGGCCTACTTGATGGACCCGAAGGAGGCCGCATATCCCGAGTTCGACACGAGCAGACCGATTGCGGCACAGAGACATCACGGCTGGCTCCGGCCAGTCTTTGGCTATCGCTACATCCACCGGTTCGAGGATGGAAACTACACCGTGGGACGTCACCTGACCCTGCATCCCACCGATGTCGTCCCCCTAGAGGCTGCGGTCCTGCTCA
The Roseimicrobium gellanilyticum DNA segment above includes these coding regions:
- a CDS encoding glycosyltransferase family 2 protein encodes the protein MPETSAPHEMPLAVKWFVDDPKPRVRALSPHEVLVRGWMFALDGSPMHGVVRIAEMPDVAFTQTTNRDDVVTHFRGQHEVPTQCGFQLQVPLPASNSTEVELTLLVAIKGSENFSPPTTVRIRRMSALPWPAPPLRSTVISHFYNEEYLLPLWLRHHLPLFDHGILINRGSTDRSVEICRELAPHWEVRNATCPEFDAEEVDKEVMAVEREITGWKFALNTTEFLHVHSRDSFYAALHLWSGQAYAIGMAYLMDPKEAAYPEFDTSRPIAAQRHHGWLRPVFGYRYIHRFEDGNYTVGRHLTLHPTDVVPLEAAVLLKLFLTPWNEPFKRRRLQIRPTLSQKSIALGQGSRHHVATEGELEDYYHSKIAHSSDLRREPRLQWLFAPNQPNHRRQVVDAWRELLRTIITACSHALGRRKRPDDSSR